A genomic stretch from Terriglobus sp. RCC_193 includes:
- a CDS encoding IS110 family transposase — protein sequence MRLIAAQFVKPFVKSNKNDFVDAEAIAEAVERKNMRFVPIKTDDQLDLQAIHRVRDRLVSRRTAVINQIRAFLLERGMVFSQRPASLKAAMPDVLENAENDLTPMMRKLIDRLWDEWKLVEEQLSELGDELERISVADAGCTRIRRIPGIGPVVATAIVAAIGNGAAFRKGREFSAWLGIVPRQYSTGGKAKLLGISKRGNVYLRKILIHGARAAVLRIKRDRAPIGAWLDRLDSRAPKNVVVVAMANKLARIAWAVLSSGEEYKPADVVLAA from the coding sequence GTGCGGTTGATTGCGGCGCAGTTCGTGAAGCCGTTTGTGAAGTCGAACAAGAACGACTTCGTTGACGCGGAGGCCATCGCCGAGGCGGTCGAGCGCAAGAACATGCGCTTCGTCCCGATCAAGACCGACGACCAGCTCGACCTGCAGGCGATCCACCGCGTTCGAGATCGGCTCGTCTCCCGCCGCACCGCGGTCATCAACCAGATACGCGCGTTTCTGCTGGAACGCGGCATGGTCTTTTCGCAGAGACCAGCCAGTCTCAAGGCCGCCATGCCAGATGTTCTCGAGAACGCAGAGAACGATTTAACTCCCATGATGCGCAAGCTGATCGATAGGCTGTGGGACGAGTGGAAGCTTGTTGAAGAGCAGCTTTCAGAACTCGGCGATGAGCTGGAACGGATTTCTGTTGCCGATGCCGGCTGCACTCGGATACGCCGGATCCCAGGCATCGGTCCTGTCGTAGCTACGGCGATCGTCGCAGCCATCGGTAACGGAGCTGCCTTCCGTAAGGGGCGGGAGTTCTCAGCGTGGCTCGGCATCGTGCCTCGTCAGTACTCAACGGGAGGCAAGGCCAAGTTGCTGGGCATCAGCAAGCGAGGCAACGTCTACCTCCGAAAAATCCTCATTCATGGCGCTCGAGCTGCCGTGCTGCGCATCAAGCGGGATAGAGCGCCGATCGGAGCCTGGTTAGATCGACTCGACAGTAGGGCTCCCAAGAACGTCGTCGTGGTAGCCATGGCGAACAAGCTGGCACGGATCGCATGGGCAGTTCTGTCGAGTGGCGAAGAGTACAAGCCAGCTGACGTTGTCCTCGCAGCATAA
- a CDS encoding alpha/beta fold hydrolase gives MPKLARVLPFVQFAAGATRGLRTPPMLICFAAYASFWGAQSLAHSEPGSMVRYQPYFYEYAGQRVVGELGRFEVPERYDHPDGAKVTLAFLRLKSTSSTPGPPIVYLAGGPGGSAIHLAKGARGAVFLKMRAAGDVIALEQRGVGLSEPKLDCEEHLGFPLDQSASLATLRDAFEVKVRDCAALWRSRGRDLSAYTVVESAHDMESLRRALHVPKIRLWGSSYGTTLGLTVLRYHGEHVDRAIFAGVEGPDSTLKFPDTTKHQLETLATLIAADPRLEQEIPDFKALLQKVLQSAASQVYRVPLAANGDQAVVVTLGRFDLEQIVIGSLGDREGLASLPRLLLDFDHRNLSSSRVQEAAKEIAGQRSGPVDSMMSLATDCSSGASAERLAEIDRQTKIDLLTHIDFPIPDICPAVGVPTLPAKDRMPVHSAVPTLFMSGTLDGRTPRRNEEEVRRYFTHAQSILIEGAGHGDDLFVSSPAIGDAMVEYMLTGNVKAKVIQDPPLRFR, from the coding sequence ATGCCGAAGTTAGCCCGCGTGCTACCTTTTGTTCAATTTGCGGCCGGTGCCACGCGAGGGCTGAGGACACCACCAATGTTGATTTGCTTCGCAGCCTATGCGAGCTTTTGGGGTGCACAATCGCTGGCTCATTCTGAGCCTGGATCGATGGTTCGGTATCAACCTTATTTTTACGAATATGCGGGACAACGCGTCGTTGGCGAACTGGGTCGCTTCGAGGTTCCGGAAAGGTACGATCATCCCGATGGTGCGAAAGTCACGTTGGCCTTCCTCCGTCTGAAGAGTACATCTTCCACTCCCGGACCGCCGATTGTGTATCTGGCAGGGGGGCCAGGTGGATCGGCGATTCATCTGGCGAAGGGCGCCCGCGGTGCCGTCTTCCTGAAAATGCGGGCGGCTGGCGATGTCATCGCTTTGGAGCAGCGCGGTGTCGGCCTCTCTGAGCCAAAACTCGATTGCGAAGAGCATCTTGGCTTCCCGCTCGATCAGTCAGCTTCACTGGCGACGCTCCGCGACGCCTTTGAGGTAAAAGTTCGAGATTGCGCAGCGCTGTGGAGGTCTCGCGGCCGCGATCTTTCGGCATATACGGTGGTTGAAAGCGCGCACGATATGGAATCGCTGCGGCGGGCATTGCATGTGCCAAAGATACGTCTTTGGGGGAGCAGCTACGGAACCACGCTGGGGCTCACCGTACTTCGCTATCACGGGGAACATGTCGATAGAGCGATTTTCGCTGGTGTGGAAGGTCCGGACAGCACGCTCAAGTTTCCAGACACCACCAAGCATCAACTCGAAACTCTGGCAACGCTGATCGCTGCTGACCCTCGACTTGAGCAAGAGATTCCGGACTTTAAAGCGCTGCTGCAAAAAGTACTGCAATCAGCTGCATCACAAGTCTATCGGGTTCCGCTTGCTGCAAATGGGGACCAAGCCGTTGTGGTGACGCTCGGCCGCTTCGACTTGGAGCAGATTGTGATCGGAAGCCTGGGCGACAGGGAAGGACTTGCCAGTCTTCCAAGACTGCTGCTGGATTTCGATCATCGCAACCTCTCTTCGAGTCGTGTTCAAGAGGCCGCGAAAGAGATCGCGGGGCAACGATCGGGGCCGGTGGATTCCATGATGTCTCTTGCTACGGACTGCTCGTCGGGCGCGAGTGCGGAGAGACTTGCCGAAATAGATAGACAGACGAAGATAGACCTCCTGACCCATATAGACTTTCCTATCCCAGACATTTGTCCAGCGGTCGGCGTACCGACCCTTCCGGCAAAGGATCGCATGCCGGTTCATTCCGCTGTTCCCACTCTGTTCATGAGCGGAACGCTCGATGGACGTACACCTCGCCGCAATGAAGAAGAGGTACGCCGGTATTTCACGCATGCTCAAAGCATCCTCATCGAAGGTGCCGGACATGGCGACGATCTCTTTGTTTCCTCTCCCGCGATTGGCGATGCGATGGTCGAATATATGTTGACTGGGAATGTAAAGGCAAAAGTAATTCAGGATCCACCGTTGAGGTTTCGATGA
- a CDS encoding amidohydrolase family protein, with amino-acid sequence MMLRQWAFVVACASFIVATPASAQISAITDVTVINPRNATVSDHQTVIVSRRRIVKIQSRADHLPKGSALIDGSGKYLIPGLWDAHVHLSKAGAISLPLFVANGITGVRDMGSDLEQVKQWRLEIDRGARVGPEIKTSGQMLESQANIARMKREKTIEPVDKLRIGLSNPDDGRAAVDKLASEGVDHIKMRTTPDLPTFRAVSDEAKKKGLPFAAHPVAPAEQLMDGRLQSVEHLLEFPLVDRTPEAQKALYTRMAHSGLFMSDTSANLNAFTALSYDEVVRRINDRAGVLDSRNKYVCGYLLADWQEQTQDLRGPEGRAAYDKLKAQLPTIYRNDREMSQDGVQFLAGTDTAVMLMYPGFSLHDELWSLVHSIGFTPMEVLRIATSNVASFYKQESRYGAITRGQEANLVLLDRNPLEDIRNTTAIRGVMLKGQWFDRHALDLLLDQAAKSARTDCPSLSRSTN; translated from the coding sequence ATGATGTTGCGTCAATGGGCTTTTGTGGTTGCCTGCGCATCGTTCATCGTTGCGACGCCGGCTTCAGCGCAAATCAGTGCCATCACTGATGTCACCGTCATCAACCCGCGGAACGCGACCGTATCCGATCACCAAACCGTCATTGTATCCAGACGTCGGATTGTAAAGATTCAGTCGCGTGCAGACCACTTGCCGAAAGGGTCAGCTCTTATCGATGGAAGTGGAAAGTATCTGATTCCCGGCCTATGGGACGCACATGTCCACCTCAGCAAGGCCGGTGCAATATCGCTCCCGCTCTTTGTCGCTAATGGGATAACCGGCGTGCGGGACATGGGCAGCGATCTGGAACAGGTAAAGCAATGGCGTTTGGAGATCGATCGCGGTGCGCGGGTAGGACCAGAGATCAAAACGTCAGGGCAGATGCTGGAATCGCAGGCAAATATCGCTCGGATGAAACGGGAGAAGACAATCGAGCCGGTGGATAAACTGCGCATCGGCCTGAGCAATCCCGATGATGGCAGGGCGGCTGTAGATAAGCTGGCCTCGGAAGGTGTCGATCACATCAAGATGCGGACGACACCCGATCTGCCGACTTTTCGGGCCGTGAGCGACGAGGCCAAGAAGAAAGGATTACCCTTTGCCGCTCATCCTGTAGCGCCGGCTGAGCAATTGATGGATGGCCGCCTGCAAAGCGTGGAGCACTTGCTCGAGTTTCCATTGGTAGACAGGACACCCGAGGCACAAAAAGCTCTCTATACCAGAATGGCCCACTCCGGACTCTTTATGTCGGATACTTCCGCCAATCTGAATGCGTTTACCGCTCTTTCCTATGACGAGGTAGTGAGACGGATTAACGATAGGGCAGGCGTCCTCGATAGTCGCAACAAGTACGTCTGCGGTTACCTGCTGGCCGATTGGCAAGAGCAAACTCAGGACTTGAGGGGACCGGAGGGGCGTGCTGCATACGACAAGTTGAAGGCTCAACTGCCCACGATTTATAGAAATGATCGAGAGATGAGCCAGGATGGCGTGCAGTTCCTTGCGGGCACGGACACGGCCGTTATGTTGATGTACCCGGGATTCAGTTTGCATGACGAACTCTGGAGCCTGGTCCACAGTATCGGCTTCACGCCAATGGAAGTCTTGAGGATCGCTACGTCGAATGTGGCGTCATTCTACAAACAGGAGAGTCGTTACGGTGCGATAACGCGTGGCCAGGAAGCTAACTTGGTGCTGCTGGATCGCAATCCACTCGAGGACATACGGAACACCACTGCAATTCGTGGCGTCATGCTCAAGGGCCAATGGTTCGATAGGCACGCGCTCGACCTCCTATTGGACCAAGCTGCAAAGAGTGCACGAACCGATTGCCCGTCGCTTTCGCGATCAACGAATTAA
- a CDS encoding tyrosine-type recombinase/integrase, protein MKFTRQRFQRGTLRKVARANNQWAWEYRYQDPVTNKRKSLFLGLDKFPTQTAAERHLEAFVLKLNQENPTLAVMEPTFDAILDRFIEDERMMEIKQSRPGEHLKDGELSYSTVISYLSVIKRVRAKWGTTRITRMKPMLIQAWLRELEAAPKTKGHIKAVMYRLYEKAMLWEMVDWQRNPMELVEIKGVSKRQKKPIILTVEQYFQILALLPEPYQTMVVVAQCTGLRAEEILALEWEDIDFENLSMKIVRAVVHGRVKTVKTDYSEDELPLDPGFAEVLLTWKRRLGAERGKQNGISTPLMGLDLVFPSTSTGRHFHAAPAQQDYIRPAGCCLVACPKCGAGVGVWCLQDAKTPNGKRLPLHDERWETAGKYGSVGWHTFRHTYRSWLDSTSAPIGVQQKLMRHAQVSTTMNVYGNALMTAKREANSKVVKMALRSA, encoded by the coding sequence TTGAAGTTCACTCGGCAGCGTTTTCAACGCGGCACCCTGCGCAAGGTTGCGCGGGCCAACAATCAATGGGCTTGGGAGTACCGCTACCAAGACCCCGTAACCAATAAGAGAAAATCCTTGTTCCTGGGCCTCGATAAGTTTCCCACGCAGACCGCCGCAGAACGGCATCTCGAAGCTTTCGTGCTCAAACTCAATCAAGAGAATCCAACCCTGGCCGTGATGGAGCCGACCTTCGACGCCATTCTTGACCGGTTTATCGAGGACGAACGCATGATGGAAATCAAGCAGAGTCGCCCGGGTGAACATCTCAAGGACGGTGAACTGAGCTATTCGACAGTCATCTCCTACCTCAGCGTCATCAAGCGAGTCCGCGCGAAGTGGGGAACAACCCGCATCACGCGGATGAAGCCGATGCTGATTCAAGCATGGCTCAGAGAACTGGAAGCTGCACCCAAGACCAAGGGCCACATCAAGGCAGTCATGTACCGCCTGTACGAGAAGGCCATGCTGTGGGAGATGGTCGATTGGCAGCGGAATCCAATGGAGTTGGTCGAAATTAAAGGCGTTAGCAAGCGGCAGAAGAAGCCGATCATCCTGACCGTCGAGCAGTATTTCCAGATTCTCGCGTTGCTGCCGGAACCCTACCAAACGATGGTGGTGGTCGCCCAATGCACCGGCCTCCGTGCCGAAGAGATCCTGGCGCTCGAATGGGAGGACATCGACTTCGAGAACCTCAGTATGAAGATCGTCCGGGCGGTCGTACATGGCCGAGTCAAAACCGTGAAGACCGATTACTCCGAGGACGAATTGCCTCTTGATCCCGGCTTCGCGGAGGTTCTCCTGACTTGGAAACGCAGGTTAGGAGCCGAACGTGGTAAGCAAAACGGGATTTCAACCCCACTCATGGGGTTGGACTTGGTGTTTCCCAGCACCTCCACCGGACGACACTTCCATGCGGCGCCGGCCCAGCAGGATTACATCCGTCCGGCTGGCTGCTGCCTTGTGGCGTGTCCAAAGTGCGGTGCGGGTGTCGGCGTCTGGTGTCTTCAGGATGCCAAAACGCCAAACGGAAAGCGACTGCCGCTGCACGACGAACGATGGGAGACTGCCGGAAAGTACGGCAGCGTGGGTTGGCACACCTTCCGCCATACCTATCGTTCCTGGCTGGACAGCACTTCAGCGCCCATCGGAGTGCAGCAGAAACTGATGCGACATGCTCAGGTATCGACCACGATGAACGTGTACGGAAACGCCTTGATGACGGCTAAGCGTGAGGCCAACAGCAAGGTCGTAAAGATGGCATTGAGGAGCGCTTAG